The stretch of DNA AAATGTGTCAGAAGAGCTTTCTATTGCCCTTGGAACACCTTTAAACACCATTGTATCGCGTGCAATAAAATATTCATACGAGTAAGATAGCCCTCCTAAAAGAAGAGCTACCAAAAATAATTTGGGATTTTTAAATAGAAATGTTAGAAAAGAGACCATAAAGCGTGATTTATTCACAATCACACTTTACATTTTTTCTTTTGCATGAATGCCTATAAGTTTAAGTCCGACACGAAGTGAAAGTGCAACAACAGCAAAAAGTTTGAGGAATTTTTCCTCATCAGCACTTCCAACAACACGGTTTTCATTGTAAAATTTATGCAAGCTTGCAGCAAGATTTTTGAGGTATTCTGTCACTTTCTGTACTTGCCTAGAATGAAATGCATCTTCTAAAACTTCAGGCAATAAAAGCGCACTAAAGAGAAGATTTTGCGCTTCTTCGCTGAGATTTTCCAATTTAACATTTTGTACATCACTCAGTGTTTTTTCTGCTTTTGCAAAAATTTGATTAATTCTAGCATGCGCGTAATTAATGTAAAAAATTGGGTTGTTACTGTCTTCTTGTTTAAAGACATCAACATCAAATTCAAGATGTGTGTCTGATTTTTTACTGAGGAAAACAAAACGTAATGCATCGCTTCCCACTTCACTAACGACATCACTCATCAAAATAAAATTACCAGCCCGCTTGCTCATTTTATAAGGTTCACCACCTTTTAAAAGTGAAACCATTTGCGCCAAGATAACTTCAAGTTTTTGCTCATCATAGCCTAAGAAATTAATGGCTGCTTTAACACGAGAGATGTATCCGTGGTGATCGGCACCCCAGATATTGATGTATTTATCGTAGTTTCTTTGAAATTTATAATCATGATAGATGATGTCGCCTGCAAGGTACGTTGGTCTGCCATCTTCTCTTACAACAACACGGTCTTTTTCATCGCCAAGTTCAGTAGAACGAATCCAAACTTTGCCACCCTCTGTATACGTTTTATCATGTTTTTGAAGTTTAACAAAGCTCTCATCCCATTTGTCATAAAGCGATTTCTCACTTACAAATTGCGCAAACTCAATGCCAACGTCAGCAAGGTTAGACTTGATAAGCTCTAACATCTTATCTTTGCCCCAAACAGAGAGTACTTTGATGTTTTCCTCATTTTCAAAAATGGCAC from Sulfurospirillum oryzae encodes:
- the argS gene encoding arginine--tRNA ligase, translated to MKKSVIRAIKEKLQREFVLEKPTNLSFGHYATPIAFSLAKELKKSPIAIAEEIVTQFETGEIFQEVTPIKGYINFKLSENFLDQYATWAIQNEALFGADEQNESILLEYVSANPTGPLHIGHARGAVIGDALYRIGTHLGYKITSEYYVNDAGNQVDLLGLSIYLAGREQVLGLDVNWPEEFYRGEYIVDLAHVAKAELGGAIFENEENIKVLSVWGKDKMLELIKSNLADVGIEFAQFVSEKSLYDKWDESFVKLQKHDKTYTEGGKVWIRSTELGDEKDRVVVREDGRPTYLAGDIIYHDYKFQRNYDKYINIWGADHHGYISRVKAAINFLGYDEQKLEVILAQMVSLLKGGEPYKMSKRAGNFILMSDVVSEVGSDALRFVFLSKKSDTHLEFDVDVFKQEDSNNPIFYINYAHARINQIFAKAEKTLSDVQNVKLENLSEEAQNLLFSALLLPEVLEDAFHSRQVQKVTEYLKNLAASLHKFYNENRVVGSADEEKFLKLFAVVALSLRVGLKLIGIHAKEKM